Part of the Bacteroidota bacterium genome, AGCCACATCAAAAAGCTTCACTAGCAATTGCTTCTGGTTGTCACTAAGATGGCTCACATCGGCTGATAGCTGGAAAGGTGCATAGATCGCCAGTCTGCTGTCAACCTCCTCCTGTGAAATGGGATTTAAGGGTATATCTGCGGGTATTATGCCCTGATAAGCTTTTTCAGCTTCTTCCGGGGTTTTTGTCTGCGGTCCGCATCCGCTAATGATCAATAATCCTGATACCATCAGGAAAAAAATATTGCTTTTCCTTGCCATTGCATTGAATTTAAAGATTCTTGATGCGAAAATAAGAATATTATTTAAAAATCACGGAAAATGAAGTTTTTCCGTGGGAAGGGAATACTATAAAGAATATCATTTTGAATGGCTACAAGGCCCTTTGATGCATCTTGATGCGATCCTCTTTATTGATACCATTTTTGATTTCAACAAATATTCCGTCGGAAAGGCCAAGTTCAACAGTTTTCTTCTCAAATACCTGCGGCTGTGTTTCTATCTCTACAAAGGCCGTATCTTTTTCAAACTGGAGAAGGCTTTCTGGAATGGATAGAACGCTGTCAGCACGATCAAGCACTATATCCGCATTAGCGCTGTAACCTGCGCGGATGAAATAATCTTCCCTTAACTTAACATCAGCTTTGATCTCAAACTGTATAGCTCCGTTTTCCTCAACACCCTTAGGTGAGATATGCTCAAGTATGGCATCAAATGTAACATCTTCAAGAGCTCCTATGGATAAAATCAATGGCATGCCTTCGCGGATCTTACCTACCTCAGTTTCATCAATCTTGCCTTCAAATATCATTTCTCCCATATCTGCTACCGTTGCAATAGTGGTTCCATCATTAAAAGTGTTGCTTTCAATTACCGAATTGCCTTCTTCTACCGGAACGTCCAGTATCATACCATCAATAGTTGATCTCACTAATGTGTTTGTTGTATTGCCGGAATCCTTGGTTTGTCCTTCCTCAATAAGTTGCAGGTTATTCTCTGCGGCTTTGAGTTCTTCCCTGGCACTGTTGTATAAAACCTCCACTGCCTCATAATCTGCTTTGGGTACTACGCCCTGTTCAAAAAGTTCCTTCTGACGCTTATAATTTCTTTCAGCATCATTGACATTAATTTTGGCTTGATTTACACGGCTTTGGGCATTGTTGAGGTTTACCATGTTGGGAATTATGGTGATCCTTGCAATAATGTCTCCTTTGTGAATCTGCTTACCCGGCTCAATGAAGATTTCATCGATAATACCCGAAACCTTGGGCTTGATCTCAATCTCTTTTCTTGGTACCACCGATCCAGTTGCTACTGTCTTTTTTATGATATTGCGCACTTCCGCCTGGGATGTCTCGTATATGACTGGTTTATCCTTCGACTTTCCATAAAGATAGAATATCGTATAACCAAAGATCCCAAGGATCACAACCAAAGCAAAAATTTTCAAAAAGGTTTTCATCCGTATAAAATTTTATTGTTTTTCTTTATTCATCTCTTAATGCGTCTATCGGTTTAATGCTCACCGCACGCCGGGCCGGGACCAATCCTGCGAAAATCCCGGAAATGATCAGGATGATCAGGGCACGCATTGCCATATTAAAATCTACCTCGGGATTAACAAACATAGCTCCTCCACCATCACCCGATTGTTGCAGGATGACATTAACCAACTCGACAAGCCCTACCCCCAGCACCAATCCCGTATATCCTGCAATGGCAGTGAGAATTACGGATTCAATAATGACCTGCGAAATGATACTGGCCGGTGTTGCTCCAATAGCCCGCTGTATGCCAATTTCTTTTGTACGTTCCTTTACAATTATCAACATAATATTGCTTACTCCGATAACTCCGGCGAGTAAGGTACCGATACCCACTATCCATATCAAACCATTAATACCGCGAAACAAACGTTTCATTTTCAGGAATTCCTCCTCCACATTAAATGACCCGATTGCCCTGTCATCCTCAGGAGCAATGTTATGCCTTGATTTAAGCAAATCTTTAGCTTTAACTTCTAAAAGGGAAATCGGAGCATTATCTTCCGAAGTAATAGAATACCATCCTACGATGTCGCCGTAATTGTATGTCTTTTGTAAGGTTGTGAAAGGCAGATGAATGATCTGGTTATCCCATTCGGCTCTCTGATCGGATTTTTTGCTTTTGAATACGCCAACCACCTGAAAATACACACCCTGAATACGCAGATATTCACCAATAGGATCTTCTTCCTGTGTGAACATTTCATCCCTTACCCTGGACCCTATCACCGCAACTTTTCTCAATTCCTGGATATCAACATCGTTAATAAACCGACCGGATATTATATCAACCGGATCAATTAAATTGAAATCCGGGTAATCGCCCTCTATCGTGAAAGCGCCCGTTCTTTCGCCGCGAACAACGTTATTATTGCCTTCTCTGCTCCATCCACGGATCTTGGGAGCTATATACTGTATCTCCGGAATATTATCACGTAAAGCCTGTGTATCGCTGTTCTTGAAATTGAAAAAGCGGCCCCTGGGAAAACCCTTGTATGGAACAGTAGTCTGTTGTGTCCACATGAACATACTGTTGGTAGCCATATCCCCCCATCCCTGGTTTACACCGTTTTGCAAGCCGTTTCCCGAGCCCAGCATGATCACCAGCATGAAAATACCCCAGAATACCCCAAACGCCGTGAAAAAAGTCCTGAGCTTATTCTTTTTTAAAGCACTGAATATCTCGTGCCATTTGTCGGAATCAAATATTCTGATCATGGTTGTGAAAGTATTTTACTCATCTCTCAATGCTTCTATAGGTTTAATGCTGGCTGCTTTACGTGCCGGAACAAAACCGGCCAGGGCTCCTGCAAGGATCAGAATTAATGTGGCTATAAGAGCTACTTTAAGGTTAACTTCAGGATTGGCAAAATAATCAGCAGGAGGGAGCATGCCCGACACAGCTTCAAGAACAGCAACTCCCAAAACCAGTCCGGTATAACCCGCAAAAGCTGTTATGAGAACCGATTCCTGAAGTATCAGACTGATGATCGACCATGGAGTTGCTCCCATCGACTTACGTATACCAATCTCTTTTGTTCGTTCTTTAACCACAATCATCATAATATTACTAACTCCCACTATGCCTGCAATGATTGTCCCTGCCCCGATAATCCATATAAATAGTCGTATTCCTGCAAAAAGATTCATGAATTGCTGGTAGTTCTCAATCGTGTTCCATATATTCATGGCACGGACATCCTCTGGATCAAACCTGTATTTGCTTGCCAGCGATTGTCTAACAAACTGCTCCATTTGCTTGCTTTCTTCAACCGTGGCATCTTCCATGATCAACGTGAAGTTTTGAATGCGGTTGCCCATATTGAACAGACGCTGAGCTGTTGTTACCGGTATATAAACCCTTCGCATGTCCCTCTCCCCTCCTGGATCGTCAAATGTTCCGACTACCTTGAACGGAACACCTCCAACATTTACATACTTTCCAAGCGGGTCCTCACCCTTGAAAAGGGCATCGTTTACGATTTGACCGATTACAGCATTTTTACTGTATCCCTGGATATCCAGCGGATTAATAAACCTTCCGGAAATAAGTTTAAGCTTTTCCAGATCTCCATAAGCTGGATGAATCCCAACAATATCATAATTGCCGTATTCCGATTTGTACTGAACCAGATTATTATGCCTGACGGAAATACGGGCTGAACTCTTGTCTATGCCATCTACATTCGAAAAAGATTCATGATCTTCATTTGTAAATGAAATAAACCTGCCGGGCTTCATTCCTTTATAAGGAACACTTGTAATTCCCGGATTGACCCATAAATAATTGACCG contains:
- a CDS encoding efflux RND transporter periplasmic adaptor subunit — translated: MKTFLKIFALVVILGIFGYTIFYLYGKSKDKPVIYETSQAEVRNIIKKTVATGSVVPRKEIEIKPKVSGIIDEIFIEPGKQIHKGDIIARITIIPNMVNLNNAQSRVNQAKINVNDAERNYKRQKELFEQGVVPKADYEAVEVLYNSAREELKAAENNLQLIEEGQTKDSGNTTNTLVRSTIDGMILDVPVEEGNSVIESNTFNDGTTIATVADMGEMIFEGKIDETEVGKIREGMPLILSIGALEDVTFDAILEHISPKGVEENGAIQFEIKADVKLREDYFIRAGYSANADIVLDRADSVLSIPESLLQFEKDTAFVEIETQPQVFEKKTVELGLSDGIFVEIKNGINKEDRIKMHQRAL
- a CDS encoding ABC transporter permease, producing the protein MFDSDKWHEIFSALKKNKLRTFFTAFGVFWGIFMLVIMLGSGNGLQNGVNQGWGDMATNSMFMWTQQTTVPYKGFPRGRFFNFKNSDTQALRDNIPEIQYIAPKIRGWSREGNNNVVRGERTGAFTIEGDYPDFNLIDPVDIISGRFINDVDIQELRKVAVIGSRVRDEMFTQEEDPIGEYLRIQGVYFQVVGVFKSKKSDQRAEWDNQIIHLPFTTLQKTYNYGDIVGWYSITSEDNAPISLLEVKAKDLLKSRHNIAPEDDRAIGSFNVEEEFLKMKRLFRGINGLIWIVGIGTLLAGVIGVSNIMLIIVKERTKEIGIQRAIGATPASIISQVIIESVILTAIAGYTGLVLGVGLVELVNVILQQSGDGGGAMFVNPEVDFNMAMRALIILIISGIFAGLVPARRAVSIKPIDALRDE
- a CDS encoding ABC transporter permease, yielding MFDTDKWQEILSTINKNKLRTFLTGFSVAWGIFMLIILLGSGYGLENGVRKEFEGDAVNYLWVNPGITSVPYKGMKPGRFISFTNEDHESFSNVDGIDKSSARISVRHNNLVQYKSEYGNYDIVGIHPAYGDLEKLKLISGRFINPLDIQGYSKNAVIGQIVNDALFKGEDPLGKYVNVGGVPFKVVGTFDDPGGERDMRRVYIPVTTAQRLFNMGNRIQNFTLIMEDATVEESKQMEQFVRQSLASKYRFDPEDVRAMNIWNTIENYQQFMNLFAGIRLFIWIIGAGTIIAGIVGVSNIMMIVVKERTKEIGIRKSMGATPWSIISLILQESVLITAFAGYTGLVLGVAVLEAVSGMLPPADYFANPEVNLKVALIATLILILAGALAGFVPARKAASIKPIEALRDE